In Timaviella obliquedivisa GSE-PSE-MK23-08B, the genomic stretch GGGAAAGTATTTGTGCCCAGGACATCCAAGCGTAAATTGGATGCGGCATAAGCTCATTTAACTTTGTAAAGTTGTGACCCGTTGCAACAATATCACCCTTGCCAGGGCGTACTGGTTTCTGGCCAAATAAGCGAATGTAGGTTTTGGGGTTAAGACCTATCGCCACTCTAAACACACCTTCTCGATCAAGATTTGAGGCTTTGTCGTTTTCGCCATTATGTTGCTTGATTGTGCAAAAATAAACACCATTGGGCAACACGCGACCAGGATTGTAAAACAGCGATGTCTCGCCCCAACTGGCTTTCGGGACTACACCCGAAAGTTTATTGCATATGTATTGGATGATTTCTTCTGGTGTCACAGTTTCTCCTGACTGCTAACGGCTCAAATCAGCGGCAGCAGATAACCTCGGACTCAGTACCAGCATCTCCTTGCCGTTCGCTGCACCACGGTTGTTAGCTGGCTGGCGCTACCAATCAGCCACTAATTTTTGAATTTTAGATTGTGCTTCATCCATCCCCCTTTTCCGCGCGTCGTCTCCCATGTCTAAACCATTGGCATGAATAAACTGAATATCAGCTACTCCCATAAATTGAAAAATATTACGCAAAGCTGGCTCTTGAGCATCCCATCCCTCATAGGGTGAACCAGAACTATATTCAACACCTCGTGATGTAATGAATACAACCTTCTTCCCGCTGACTAGCCCTTTACTTTGACCATTCTCAAACGTAAACGTTCGACCTACACGCACAATTTGATCGATGTAGGCTTTGAAATTTGAGGGCACGCTAAAGTTATACATCGGCACACTGAATAGAAATCGATCGGCAGCTAGAAACTCGTCAACCAACTCATCAGATAACTTGAGCCGCTCTCGCAGTTCTGGGCTAAGTGCTTCTGGTGGCGTAAAGTCAGCTTCAATCCAATCCTCAGTAATGTGAGGAATTGGAGTTTGGCGCAAGTCACGATACGTAACCGTTGCGTCCGGATGGAGATTCCGCCATGCTTCCATAAAGTTGCTAGCAAGTTGGCGAGATTTAGAGCGCTCACCACGAGGACTCGAATCAAGATGGAAGATACTGCTCATAGGGGTGCAATCAGAAATTTTATTTGACCCCTCGACAATAAAACAGGTAGTTACTGAAGTAAAGTAGGAACCAAATGGTAACTACCCATCACTGATGCCCCCCCTACCATGACTGAAACTCAATGCTGCCCGTTGGAGATATTGCTCAAACAAATTTCAGGACAGTGGACACTTTATATCCTCTGGGTTCTGGATACCAATGGTTCACAACGATTTGGAGAACTCAAACGAAAGGTAGAAGGTATTTCGACCAAAGTGCTGACGGAACGGCTAAGGCTTTTAGAGTCTCTTGAACTGGTTCATCGTCACCACGAACCCACAATTCCACCGCAGGTCACTTACACGCTCACTGAACGCGGTAAAGAGTTATCGGGAACGCTCGAT encodes the following:
- a CDS encoding FMN-dependent NADH-azoreductase, whose translation is MSSIFHLDSSPRGERSKSRQLASNFMEAWRNLHPDATVTYRDLRQTPIPHITEDWIEADFTPPEALSPELRERLKLSDELVDEFLAADRFLFSVPMYNFSVPSNFKAYIDQIVRVGRTFTFENGQSKGLVSGKKVVFITSRGVEYSSGSPYEGWDAQEPALRNIFQFMGVADIQFIHANGLDMGDDARKRGMDEAQSKIQKLVADW
- a CDS encoding helix-turn-helix transcriptional regulator, which translates into the protein MTETQCCPLEILLKQISGQWTLYILWVLDTNGSQRFGELKRKVEGISTKVLTERLRLLESLELVHRHHEPTIPPQVTYTLTERGKELSGTLDHLYELAVRWYGTDPKAVV